The following are from one region of the Prevotella communis genome:
- a CDS encoding pyridoxal phosphate-dependent aminotransferase translates to MIQPADRLSLVQEYYFSRKLKEVAQLNAEGKDIISLAIGSPDMPPSKQTIDKLCEVANQPNAHGYQPTQGTPELREAMAQFYKRWYNVDIDAKTEVLPLIGSKEGILHVTLAFVNPGDEVLVPNPGYPTYTSLSKILGAKIVNYNLREDNGWQPDFDELEKMDLSKVKLMWTNYPNMPTGGRAQMKTYERLVKFAKDHDIVVVNDNPYSFILSEEHLSILQVPGAKDCCIEFNSMSKSHNMPGWRVGLCASNPQFIQWILKVQSNIESGTFRGIQLAAAEAYKNDEAWHREYNIETYARRRQWAEMIMDVLGCTYDKNQVGMFLWGKIPAEIQNVEDLTERVLHEARVFITPGFIFGSNGERYIRISLCAKEEKIQEALERIKKAL, encoded by the coding sequence ATGATACAACCAGCAGACAGATTAAGTTTAGTACAGGAGTACTACTTCAGCAGGAAACTGAAGGAGGTGGCACAACTCAATGCCGAAGGTAAGGATATTATCTCACTGGCCATCGGCAGTCCGGATATGCCTCCTTCAAAGCAGACCATCGACAAACTGTGTGAGGTGGCCAACCAGCCCAATGCACACGGCTATCAGCCTACACAGGGTACACCTGAGTTGCGCGAGGCTATGGCACAGTTCTATAAGCGCTGGTATAACGTAGATATCGACGCCAAGACCGAGGTGCTGCCCCTGATAGGTTCCAAAGAGGGTATCCTGCACGTGACGCTGGCCTTCGTGAATCCTGGCGATGAGGTACTGGTGCCTAATCCTGGCTATCCCACATACACCTCGCTCTCAAAGATTCTGGGTGCAAAGATTGTGAACTACAACCTGCGTGAGGATAATGGCTGGCAGCCTGACTTCGATGAGCTGGAGAAGATGGATCTCTCGAAGGTTAAGCTGATGTGGACCAACTATCCCAATATGCCAACGGGTGGTCGTGCCCAGATGAAGACCTATGAGCGCCTGGTGAAATTTGCCAAGGACCACGACATTGTAGTGGTCAACGACAATCCCTACAGCTTCATCCTGAGCGAGGAGCACCTGAGCATCCTGCAGGTACCAGGCGCTAAGGACTGCTGTATTGAGTTCAACTCGATGTCGAAGAGCCATAATATGCCAGGCTGGCGTGTGGGCCTCTGTGCCTCAAATCCACAGTTCATCCAGTGGATACTGAAGGTACAGTCCAATATTGAGAGTGGTACATTCCGTGGCATCCAATTGGCAGCTGCCGAGGCCTATAAGAATGATGAGGCTTGGCATCGCGAATATAACATCGAGACCTATGCCCGTCGTCGCCAGTGGGCCGAGATGATTATGGATGTGCTGGGCTGTACGTACGATAAGAATCAGGTGGGCATGTTCCTCTGGGGCAAGATACCTGCTGAAATTCAGAACGTGGAAGACCTGACGGAGCGTGTGCTCCATGAGGCTCGCGTCTTCATCACCCCAGGCTTTATCTTTGGTTCAAATGGTGAGCGTTATATCCGCATCTCGCTGTGTGCCAAGGAGGAAAAGATACAAGAAGCATTAGAAAGAATCAAAAAAGCATTATAA
- a CDS encoding energy transducer TonB, giving the protein MSKGKSICSVLKTIRKQVADANGIKYEPRVCHYQGECLGTCPACEAEVRYLEQQLDMRRQLGKAVAIIGISAGLAALTGCNNKVKPENKIDEGQDSLSHCKSVIDTMEHVDGDVAYRSPVDSVIIKKDPATIKKRTAPFEAPASQTTTEMKDSAIVEEEHVLRVGEVVVDECPPQPDLNKVFGIVEQMPMFRGGDAALMAFLDENIRYPSECMLKGIEGRVVVTFIVERDGTITNAKVIKSVHPLLDKEALRVVESMPKWFPGKENGISRRVGFTLPVRFRLNE; this is encoded by the coding sequence ATGTCAAAAGGAAAATCAATTTGCAGCGTACTGAAGACCATCCGCAAGCAGGTGGCCGATGCTAATGGCATCAAGTATGAACCACGCGTGTGTCATTATCAGGGTGAGTGTCTTGGTACATGTCCGGCTTGTGAGGCTGAGGTCAGATATCTGGAACAGCAGTTGGATATGCGTCGGCAGTTGGGTAAGGCTGTTGCTATCATTGGCATATCGGCAGGACTTGCGGCATTGACGGGCTGTAATAATAAGGTAAAGCCGGAGAATAAAATAGATGAGGGACAGGATTCGCTCAGCCATTGCAAATCTGTTATTGATACGATGGAGCATGTTGATGGCGACGTGGCATATCGCTCGCCTGTTGATTCTGTCATTATAAAGAAAGACCCTGCAACAATCAAGAAGCGTACTGCGCCGTTTGAAGCCCCAGCATCCCAAACCACGACGGAAATGAAGGATTCAGCCATAGTGGAAGAGGAACATGTGCTGAGAGTAGGGGAAGTAGTCGTTGACGAATGTCCCCCACAGCCAGATCTAAACAAAGTGTTTGGCATTGTAGAGCAGATGCCAATGTTCCGTGGAGGTGATGCCGCATTAATGGCTTTTCTTGATGAGAATATACGTTATCCGTCAGAATGTATGTTGAAAGGCATCGAGGGACGGGTAGTAGTTACTTTTATTGTGGAGAGAGACGGCACCATCACTAATGCGAAGGTTATTAAAAGCGTTCATCCGTTGCTGGATAAAGAAGCATTGAGGGTGGTGGAGTCAATGCCTAAATGGTTTCCAGGCAAGGAGAATGGGATTTCGAGAAGAGTAGGTTTTACCCTTCCAGTAAGATTTCGCCTGAATGAATAG
- a CDS encoding prephenate dehydrogenase, protein MRILVMGAGKMGSFFIDLLSFDHEVAVFERDAKRMRFTYNCQRFTTYEEIQAFKPELLINAVTLKYTIPVFQEVIPYLPKECIISDIASVKTDLKDFYEQTGMRYVSTHPMFGPTFANLQQLSEENAIIIQEGDCMGRCFFKDLYQKLGLNIYEYTFEEHDKTVAYSLSIPFVSTFVFAAVMKHQDAPGTTFKRHMRIAKGVLNEDDYLLQEILFNPYTHDQVSQIRTELKELLEIIDTKDAAAMKRYLTKIRDNVRRDIEIKR, encoded by the coding sequence ATGCGAATATTAGTGATGGGAGCAGGCAAGATGGGAAGTTTCTTCATCGACCTGCTGAGTTTTGACCACGAGGTGGCTGTGTTCGAGCGCGATGCCAAGCGCATGCGTTTCACCTACAACTGCCAGCGGTTTACTACTTACGAAGAGATTCAGGCCTTCAAGCCCGAGCTGCTGATTAATGCCGTGACGCTGAAATACACCATCCCCGTGTTCCAGGAGGTGATACCCTATCTGCCCAAGGAGTGCATCATCAGCGACATAGCCTCCGTGAAGACCGACCTGAAGGACTTCTACGAGCAGACGGGCATGCGCTACGTGTCCACGCACCCCATGTTTGGACCCACGTTTGCCAACCTGCAGCAACTGTCAGAGGAGAACGCCATCATCATCCAGGAGGGCGACTGCATGGGGCGCTGCTTCTTCAAGGACCTCTACCAGAAGCTGGGGCTCAACATCTACGAGTACACCTTCGAGGAGCACGATAAGACGGTGGCCTACTCGCTGAGTATCCCCTTCGTCTCCACCTTTGTCTTTGCGGCCGTGATGAAACATCAGGATGCGCCCGGCACCACCTTCAAGCGCCACATGCGCATTGCCAAGGGCGTGCTCAATGAGGACGACTACCTGTTGCAGGAAATCCTGTTCAACCCCTACACCCACGATCAGGTGTCGCAAATCCGTACAGAATTAAAGGAGCTGCTCGAGATTATCGACACAAAAGATGCTGCCGCCATGAAGCGCTATCTCACCAAGATTCGCGACAATGTGCGCCGCGACATTGAAATAAAGCGATAG
- a CDS encoding radical SAM protein yields MNSIPLIGLCRHRLVTDGQGVTTLVAFHDCPLRCKYCLNMQCLQADGIWKKMSVQEILDEVMVDNLYFQATGGGITFGGGEPLLRSREIVAFCQLCPAEWHIYIETSLNVPLQAVEAVAPFIDHYYIDVKDMNPDIYRRYTSRDNRLVQENLSWLASHDYCQKVTIRLPHIPDYNTEEDRQKSMEVLQTMGFCDFDCFDYLYVTS; encoded by the coding sequence ATGAATAGCATCCCTCTTATCGGTCTTTGTCGTCACCGACTGGTTACCGATGGACAGGGCGTGACAACGCTCGTGGCTTTTCACGACTGTCCGCTCCGCTGCAAATATTGTCTGAATATGCAATGCTTGCAGGCTGACGGCATTTGGAAAAAGATGAGTGTGCAGGAGATCCTAGATGAGGTGATGGTTGATAATCTGTATTTCCAGGCTACTGGCGGCGGCATCACTTTTGGCGGTGGTGAACCGTTGCTCAGAAGTCGTGAGATAGTTGCGTTCTGTCAACTGTGTCCTGCGGAATGGCATATCTATATAGAGACATCCCTGAATGTACCCCTGCAGGCTGTTGAAGCCGTGGCTCCCTTTATTGACCATTATTATATTGATGTGAAGGACATGAATCCCGATATCTATCGGCGATATACCTCAAGGGATAACCGGCTTGTACAGGAGAATCTGTCGTGGTTGGCTAGTCACGACTATTGTCAGAAAGTAACCATCCGATTGCCCCATATTCCTGATTACAACACCGAGGAGGATAGACAAAAGAGTATGGAAGTGCTGCAGACAATGGGCTTCTGCGATTTTGACTGTTTTGATTATTTGTACGTCACCTCCTGA
- a CDS encoding DUF5103 domain-containing protein, which yields MKKKIILALLMLAPLSLSAWHSIKAPNIKSLQVIKNDDFEALPVLQLHGRDVLSISFDELSHNYHRFIYRVEPCNPDWTPAEGLFESDWLEGLNDQPIEQYDNSINTTVLYTHYELQFPNEHTNLRMSGNYRLHIIDDDSEEEVLVVELRVAEPIMLVGLGITTNTDLDLNGRYQQVGMTVKLNGLRVTRPNEEIQTFVMQNGREDNMKVNVTPNYITNQSLQWEHNKHLIFDAGNEYHKFEILDPRHTTMGLAGVRWDETTKTWHAMPMPCEPRRSYLYDEDTNGAFLLRNSDNYDAERTSDYVYVHYVLQPYRPYTDANIIVNGRWTTDASDNYVMTYNEESKTYDLTVMQKLGYYNYQLLLTDYDGTTHTLPEEGSFFQTENTYQAFVYYKATGARAWRLVGYQEVTYK from the coding sequence ATGAAGAAGAAAATAATACTGGCCTTGCTCATGCTGGCACCGTTGTCGCTGAGCGCATGGCATAGCATAAAGGCACCAAATATCAAGAGTCTGCAGGTCATCAAGAACGATGACTTTGAGGCGCTCCCTGTATTGCAACTACATGGGCGAGACGTGCTGAGCATCAGCTTTGATGAACTGTCGCACAACTACCACCGCTTTATTTACCGCGTGGAACCCTGCAATCCCGACTGGACACCTGCAGAGGGACTCTTTGAGAGCGACTGGCTGGAAGGGCTTAACGACCAGCCTATAGAGCAGTATGATAACTCTATCAACACCACAGTCCTCTACACCCACTACGAGCTGCAGTTTCCCAACGAGCACACCAACCTGCGCATGAGTGGTAACTACAGGCTGCACATCATTGATGATGACAGCGAAGAGGAAGTCCTTGTGGTGGAATTGCGCGTTGCAGAACCCATCATGCTGGTAGGATTGGGCATCACCACAAACACAGACCTGGACCTGAACGGCCGATACCAGCAGGTAGGGATGACGGTGAAACTCAACGGACTCAGGGTGACAAGACCCAACGAGGAGATACAGACGTTTGTGATGCAAAACGGACGGGAGGACAACATGAAGGTGAACGTCACGCCAAATTATATCACCAACCAGAGTCTGCAATGGGAACACAACAAGCATCTGATATTCGATGCGGGTAATGAATACCATAAGTTCGAGATACTGGATCCGCGTCACACCACCATGGGACTGGCAGGCGTCAGATGGGACGAAACGACGAAGACCTGGCATGCAATGCCCATGCCCTGCGAACCCAGAAGGAGCTACCTCTATGATGAGGACACCAATGGTGCTTTCCTGCTGCGCAACAGCGACAACTATGACGCAGAACGAACATCAGACTATGTCTATGTACACTACGTTCTTCAGCCCTATCGTCCATACACAGATGCAAACATCATTGTAAACGGCAGATGGACCACAGACGCCTCGGACAACTACGTTATGACTTACAACGAGGAAAGCAAGACATATGACCTCACCGTGATGCAGAAACTAGGCTACTACAACTACCAACTGCTCCTGACGGATTATGACGGCACCACACATACGCTACCAGAGGAAGGCAGTTTCTTCCAGACAGAGAACACCTACCAGGCATTCGTGTATTATAAAGCCACAGGGGCACGAGCCTGGCGACTGGTGGGATATCAGGAGGTGACGTACAAATAA
- the pheT gene encoding phenylalanine--tRNA ligase subunit beta has protein sequence MNISYKWLKEYVDFDLSPQQVCDALTSTGLEVDALEEVQSIRGGLKGLYVGKVLTCEVHPNSDHLHVTTVDLGKGEPSQIVCGAPNVAAGQKVIVADLGCVLYDGDQEFVIKKSKLRGVESNGMICAEDEIGVGTSHDGIIVLPDDAVVGTPAAEYYNLESDWLIEVDITANRADALSHWGVARDLYAWLKQNGYETSLHRPSDDAFAVDNHDLPIEVEIQNTEACKRYACVSVSGCQVKESPDWLKNKLTTIGLRPINNIVDITNYVMMAYGQPLHTFDADMVKGRKIVVKTMPEGTPFVTLDGEEHKLSERDLAICNAEEPMCIAGVFGGKGSGTYETTTNVVLESAYFHPTWIRKSARRHGLSTDASFRFERGIDPNGVIYALKQAALLCKELAGGKVSMEICDVYPEKMENAVVDLQYSYVHNLVGKDIPVETIKNICQTLEMKVLQETAEGLKLEIPAYRVDVTRPCDVVEDILRIYGYNNVEIPTQLKSSLVIKGEEDRKHKLQNLVSEQLVGAGFNEILNNSLTKTAYYGESDTVVKIMNPLSSDLGVMRQTLLYGGLESVEHNVKRKQANLRFFEFGNCYFFDPEKLNEENPIQAYKEENFMGIWVTGKRVEGSWAHPNEDSTYYELAAYVQNILSRIGMKQGLMVQKKSENPDFSAGIVIENRGGKKLIEMGILSKKLLKQFDLQQPVYFAELNWTQLMKATKKNEVTFTEISKHPAVSRDLALLVDNAVEFAQIEQIARQTEKKLLKKVELFDVYEGKNLPEGKKSYAVNFILQDTEKTMNDKQIDAIMQKLIANLKKQLNAELR, from the coding sequence ATGAATATTTCTTATAAATGGCTGAAAGAATACGTTGATTTCGACCTTTCGCCGCAGCAGGTATGTGATGCGCTGACCTCTACGGGACTTGAAGTTGACGCTCTGGAAGAAGTGCAGTCCATTCGTGGTGGGCTGAAAGGACTCTACGTGGGCAAGGTGCTCACTTGCGAAGTGCATCCCAACTCTGATCACCTGCACGTGACCACAGTTGACCTGGGCAAGGGCGAACCCTCACAGATTGTGTGTGGTGCACCCAATGTGGCTGCTGGTCAGAAAGTTATCGTGGCCGACCTGGGTTGCGTGCTCTACGACGGCGACCAGGAATTTGTTATCAAGAAATCCAAACTGCGTGGCGTCGAGTCTAACGGTATGATCTGTGCCGAGGACGAGATAGGCGTGGGCACCAGTCATGATGGTATCATCGTGCTGCCCGACGACGCCGTGGTAGGTACGCCCGCTGCCGAGTATTACAATCTGGAGAGCGACTGGCTCATCGAGGTGGACATCACTGCCAACCGTGCCGATGCCCTGTCTCATTGGGGCGTGGCGCGCGACCTCTACGCCTGGCTCAAGCAAAACGGCTACGAGACAAGTCTGCACCGCCCCTCCGACGACGCTTTCGCTGTCGACAATCACGACCTCCCCATCGAGGTGGAGATTCAGAACACAGAGGCCTGCAAGCGCTATGCCTGCGTGAGCGTCAGTGGTTGCCAGGTGAAGGAGTCGCCCGACTGGCTGAAGAACAAGCTGACCACCATCGGTTTGCGTCCTATCAATAATATCGTGGACATCACCAACTATGTGATGATGGCCTACGGCCAACCCCTGCACACCTTTGATGCCGATATGGTGAAGGGTCGCAAGATTGTGGTGAAGACGATGCCCGAGGGCACACCCTTCGTGACCCTCGACGGCGAGGAGCACAAGCTCTCTGAGCGCGACCTGGCTATCTGCAATGCAGAGGAGCCCATGTGTATAGCCGGCGTATTCGGTGGCAAGGGTAGCGGCACCTACGAGACCACGACAAACGTGGTGCTCGAGAGCGCCTACTTCCATCCCACGTGGATTCGCAAGTCGGCCCGCCGTCACGGCTTGAGCACCGACGCCTCGTTCCGCTTTGAGCGTGGCATCGACCCCAATGGCGTGATCTACGCCCTGAAGCAGGCCGCCCTGCTCTGCAAGGAGTTGGCTGGCGGAAAGGTGTCTATGGAGATTTGCGACGTCTATCCAGAGAAGATGGAGAATGCCGTCGTCGATTTGCAGTACAGCTACGTGCACAACCTCGTGGGCAAGGATATCCCCGTAGAAACCATCAAGAATATCTGTCAGACGCTGGAGATGAAGGTGCTCCAGGAGACGGCCGAGGGCTTGAAACTGGAGATTCCCGCCTATCGCGTGGACGTCACTCGCCCCTGCGACGTGGTAGAGGATATCCTGCGTATCTATGGCTATAATAATGTGGAGATACCCACACAGCTGAAGTCGAGCCTCGTCATCAAGGGCGAGGAAGACCGCAAGCACAAGTTGCAGAACCTGGTGTCTGAGCAGCTGGTGGGTGCTGGCTTCAACGAGATACTGAACAACTCGCTCACCAAGACTGCCTACTATGGTGAGAGCGACACCGTGGTGAAGATTATGAACCCCCTGTCGAGCGACCTTGGCGTGATGCGTCAGACGCTGCTCTACGGCGGTCTTGAGAGCGTGGAGCACAATGTGAAGCGCAAGCAGGCCAACCTGCGTTTCTTCGAGTTTGGCAACTGCTATTTCTTCGACCCCGAGAAGCTGAACGAGGAGAATCCTATTCAGGCCTACAAGGAAGAGAACTTCATGGGCATCTGGGTCACCGGTAAGCGTGTAGAGGGCTCTTGGGCTCATCCCAACGAGGACTCTACCTACTACGAACTGGCCGCTTATGTGCAGAATATCCTGAGTCGCATAGGCATGAAGCAGGGCCTGATGGTGCAGAAGAAGAGCGAGAATCCTGATTTCTCTGCCGGCATCGTCATCGAGAACCGCGGCGGCAAGAAACTCATCGAGATGGGTATCCTGTCAAAGAAGCTGCTGAAGCAGTTCGACCTGCAGCAACCCGTCTATTTCGCCGAACTCAACTGGACGCAACTGATGAAGGCCACGAAGAAGAACGAGGTGACCTTCACCGAGATTTCCAAGCATCCTGCCGTGAGTCGCGACCTGGCTCTGCTTGTTGACAATGCCGTGGAGTTTGCCCAGATAGAGCAGATTGCCCGTCAGACGGAGAAGAAACTGCTGAAGAAGGTAGAGCTCTTCGACGTCTATGAGG
- a CDS encoding tetratricopeptide repeat protein — MGFWKSFFGGEESNPEEEKKNAEAKNFDVFKYDGVKAMRMGQFDYAEKCFREALKIQEDLEVHDYLSQTLIRLNRLDEALEELNIIIKAEPDNIAIMLHAAHVAYMQEDYEQMKNFCEQALGVDAENGMANYMVAQAALGQGDLINGIARLTKAIVLNEQLDDARLLRAKTLLKLGDVNGAEEDVNWLMAHTEDEEEVLLMAARVAHVKGQNDDALNIYNKVIDLNPFQMDAYRERGQIRYEQGDKKGAEEDMQKLLEMNPNELADVSGDYSAEGVEQAMKRVYSAINPFGL; from the coding sequence ATGGGATTTTGGAAATCGTTTTTCGGAGGGGAGGAGAGTAACCCTGAAGAAGAGAAAAAGAATGCCGAGGCTAAAAACTTTGACGTGTTTAAATATGATGGCGTGAAAGCCATGCGCATGGGACAGTTTGATTATGCGGAGAAATGTTTTCGTGAGGCGCTGAAAATCCAGGAAGACTTGGAAGTGCATGATTATCTCTCTCAGACACTGATTCGCCTGAATCGTCTGGATGAGGCCCTGGAGGAGTTGAACATCATCATCAAGGCCGAACCGGATAATATTGCTATCATGTTGCATGCAGCCCATGTGGCTTATATGCAGGAGGATTATGAACAGATGAAAAATTTCTGTGAACAGGCACTGGGTGTGGATGCTGAAAACGGCATGGCTAACTATATGGTGGCGCAGGCCGCTTTGGGTCAGGGTGATCTGATTAACGGTATTGCCCGTTTGACCAAAGCTATCGTATTGAATGAACAACTGGACGATGCCCGTCTGCTTCGTGCCAAGACACTTCTGAAACTGGGCGACGTGAATGGTGCGGAAGAGGATGTCAACTGGTTGATGGCGCATACCGAAGATGAAGAGGAGGTGCTGCTGATGGCTGCACGCGTGGCTCATGTCAAGGGACAGAATGATGATGCCCTTAATATTTATAATAAGGTGATAGACCTGAATCCATTCCAGATGGATGCCTATCGTGAGCGTGGCCAGATACGCTACGAGCAGGGCGACAAGAAAGGTGCGGAGGAAGATATGCAGAAACTGCTGGAGATGAACCCCAACGAACTGGCCGATGTGAGTGGTGATTACTCGGCCGAAGGCGTAGAACAGGCTATGAAACGCGTCTATTCTGCCATTAATCCATTTGGATTGTAA
- a CDS encoding bifunctional 3-deoxy-7-phosphoheptulonate synthase/chorismate mutase type II codes for MELELEKLNLPSDNERPFVIAGPCSAETEEQVMTTAKQLAMKGCHNFRAGVWKPRTKPGGFEGHGEPALQWLKQVKEETKMLVSTEVATPEHVELALKYGIDILWIGARTSANPFAMQALADSLKGVDIPVFVKNPVNPDLELWIGALERLNQAGVKRLGAIHRGFSSYDKKIYRNMPMWQIPIELHRRIPELPIISDPSHIGGRRELIAPLCQQAMDLGFDGLIVESHCDPDKAWSDAAQQVTPDVLDYILSLLVIRDEHATTEGIQQLRKQIDELDNQLMDLLAKRMRVCREIGQYKKEHNMTVLQTSRYNEILAKRGAQGSLLGMGSEFVAKVFEGIHEESVRQQIEIINK; via the coding sequence ATGGAACTGGAACTAGAAAAACTGAACCTTCCGAGTGACAATGAACGTCCCTTTGTGATTGCAGGCCCTTGTTCTGCAGAGACCGAGGAACAAGTGATGACCACTGCCAAGCAGTTGGCAATGAAAGGATGCCACAACTTCCGTGCTGGTGTGTGGAAGCCTCGTACGAAGCCAGGCGGCTTTGAGGGTCACGGCGAACCTGCCTTGCAATGGCTGAAGCAGGTGAAAGAGGAAACGAAGATGTTGGTTTCTACCGAGGTGGCAACGCCTGAGCACGTGGAACTGGCATTGAAGTATGGCATTGATATCCTTTGGATTGGTGCCCGTACATCAGCAAACCCCTTTGCTATGCAGGCTTTGGCCGACTCGCTGAAGGGTGTTGACATCCCTGTGTTTGTGAAAAACCCCGTGAACCCCGACCTGGAACTGTGGATTGGTGCGTTGGAGCGCCTCAATCAGGCAGGCGTGAAGCGTCTGGGCGCCATCCATCGTGGTTTCTCTTCCTACGACAAGAAAATCTATCGTAACATGCCTATGTGGCAGATTCCTATCGAGTTGCATCGTCGTATTCCTGAGCTGCCCATCATCAGTGACCCCAGTCATATCGGTGGACGTCGTGAGCTGATTGCACCTCTGTGTCAGCAGGCTATGGACCTGGGCTTCGACGGCCTGATTGTGGAGAGCCACTGTGACCCCGACAAAGCCTGGAGCGATGCCGCCCAGCAGGTGACGCCCGATGTGCTCGACTATATCCTCTCGCTGCTCGTTATCCGCGACGAGCACGCCACCACAGAAGGCATCCAGCAGTTGCGCAAGCAGATTGACGAACTGGACAACCAGTTGATGGACCTCCTGGCTAAGCGTATGCGTGTGTGCCGTGAGATTGGTCAGTATAAGAAAGAGCATAATATGACCGTGCTGCAGACCTCGCGCTACAACGAGATTCTGGCCAAGCGAGGCGCGCAGGGTTCGCTTCTGGGCATGGGTTCCGAGTTTGTGGCAAAAGTCTTCGAGGGCATCCACGAAGAGAGTGTAAGACAACAGATTGAAATTATCAACAAATAA
- a CDS encoding prephenate dehydratase, giving the protein MKRIAIQGEIGSFHDIAAHQYFEGEQLQLICCNTFEQVYESMRQDPTVIGMAAIENTIAGSLLHNYELLRDSGTTVVGEHKLHITHCICCLPEDDWDTISEVHSHPVALMQTRHYLEHHPNLRIVEGDDTAGSAKMIAEGHHKGWAAICHAEAAKLYGLKVLENGIEDNKHNYTRFLVCSAPQKADMLRPLVESNKASIVFSLPHEEGSLSAVLAILSFYKINLTKIQSLPIIGKEWEYLFYVDVTYNDLTRYRQAVDAIIPLTRDLKILGEYRAI; this is encoded by the coding sequence ATGAAGAGAATAGCAATACAAGGAGAGATCGGGTCGTTCCACGACATTGCCGCCCATCAGTATTTCGAGGGAGAACAGTTGCAGTTGATTTGCTGCAACACCTTTGAACAGGTGTATGAGAGTATGCGTCAGGACCCAACGGTGATAGGTATGGCCGCCATCGAGAATACGATAGCCGGCAGCCTGTTGCACAACTACGAACTGCTGCGCGACAGTGGTACAACGGTGGTGGGCGAGCATAAGTTGCACATCACCCATTGCATCTGTTGTCTGCCAGAGGACGACTGGGACACCATCTCAGAGGTGCACTCTCATCCTGTGGCCCTGATGCAGACGCGTCACTACCTAGAGCATCATCCCAATCTGCGTATTGTGGAAGGGGACGATACGGCAGGTTCGGCCAAGATGATAGCCGAGGGTCACCATAAGGGATGGGCTGCTATCTGTCATGCCGAGGCTGCAAAGCTCTATGGACTGAAGGTGCTGGAGAACGGTATCGAGGATAATAAGCACAACTATACACGTTTCCTGGTGTGCTCGGCACCTCAGAAAGCCGACATGCTGCGTCCGCTCGTGGAGTCAAACAAGGCTAGCATCGTCTTCTCCCTGCCTCACGAAGAGGGTTCGCTCTCAGCAGTACTTGCTATCCTGTCGTTCTATAAGATTAACCTGACAAAGATTCAGTCATTGCCCATCATCGGCAAGGAGTGGGAGTACCTGTTCTATGTGGATGTGACCTATAACGACCTGACCCGTTACCGTCAGGCGGTGGATGCCATTATCCCCCTGACACGTGATTTGAAAATCCTGGGAGAGTATAGGGCGATTTGA